In a genomic window of Lycium ferocissimum isolate CSIRO_LF1 chromosome 9, AGI_CSIRO_Lferr_CH_V1, whole genome shotgun sequence:
- the LOC132069251 gene encoding protein JINGUBANG-like, translated as MEYYGNRSLHSHFDKEKRSSITQSPPRLSFNSHLKLSEHELDHIYSPSRSSNASAATMYSLMPPPSPGSPWTLSPLQTPSPSLLYHCIASLHRHEGTIYSIAIAKGIVFTGSESSRIRAWRQPDCVERGYLKASCGDVRAILVYGNMLFTSHKDHKVRIWNVTVSDNFRGKKIITLPKSTYYSFLKFPRPTSSNQHKDCISCMAYYHAEGLLYTGSWDKTVKSWRVCDNRCVDSFLAHEDNVNSIVVNQEDGCVFTCSSDGSIKIWRRVYGQNSHTLTMTLKFQPSPVNALALISSSTSLTSCTFLYSGSSDGFINFWEKEKSSGRFNHGGFLQGHRFSVLCLVAIEKLIFSGSEDTTIRIWRREEGSCFHECLAVLDAHRGPVKCLAATLEIDKVVMGFLVYSASLDQTFKVWRIKVLPDEKKVNISSEENHEQHGETNKMKMTDYELNPVLSPSWVEMKLQGSHHFH; from the coding sequence ATGGAGTACTATGGCAACAGAAGCCTACATAGCCACTTTGACAAAGAAAAACGATCATCAATAACACAGTCCCCTCCACGTCTCTCCTTCAATTCTCATCTAAAATTATCTGAACATGAACTTGATCATATCTATAGTCCTTCAAGGTCCTCTAATGCTAGTGCAGCCACTATGTATTCCTTAATGCCACCTCCTAGCCCTGGTTCTCCGTGGACACTTTCTCCTTTACAAACACCATCACCTTCTCTCCTCTACCACTGCATCGCCTCCCTCCATCGCCACGAGGGCACCATTTATTCCATCGCCATTGCAAAAGGTATTGTCTTCACTGGCTCAGAGAGTAGCCGGATTCGTGCATGGCGACAACCGGATTGTGTAGAGAGAGGGTACCTCAAGGCAAGTTGTGGTGATGTCAGGGCTATTTTAGTCTATGGTAACATGTTATTTACTTCACATAAAGACCATAAAGTCCGGATATGGAATGTGACAGTGTCCGATAATTTTCGAGGCAAGAAAATCATAACCCTACCTAAGTCCACTTATTATTCATTTCTCAAATTTCCTAGGCCAACTAGTAGCAATCAACACAAGGATTGCATTTCTTGCATGGCTTATTACCATGCAGAAGGGCTTTTATACACAGGGTCATGGGATAAAACAGTCAAGTCATGGAGAGTCTGCGATAATCGATGCGTTGACTCATTTTTAGCTCATGAAGATAATGTGAACTCAATTGTTGTAAACCAAGAAGACGGTTGTGTTTTCACATGTTCATCCGATGGTTCAATTAAAATTTGGAGGAGGGTATATGGACAAAACTCTCATACCCTTACAATGACCCTAAAATTCCAACCATCACCTGTTAACGCATTAGCCCTAATAAGCAGTAGTACTTCACTAACTTCTTGTACTTTTCTATACTCGGGGTCCTCAGATGGATTCATAAACTTTTGGGAAAAGGAGAAGAGTTCCGGTAGGTTTAACCACGGAGGGTTCTTGCAAGGGCATAGGTTTTCTGTGCTTTGTTTGGTTGCAATTGAGAAATTGATATTCAGTGGATCGGAGGATACAACAATTAGGATTTGGAGGAGAGAAGAAGGGAGTTGTTTTCATGAGTGTCTTGCTGTGTTAGATGCTCATAGAGGCCCAGTTAAATGTTTGGCTGCAACTTTGGAGATTGACAAAGTTGTAATGGGATTTTTGGTTTATAGTGCTAGTTTGGATCAAACTTTTAAGGTTTGGAGAATTAAGGTTTTGCCTGATGAGAAAAAGGTTAATATTTCATCGGAGGAAAATCATGAGCAGCATGGTGAAACTAATAAAATGAAGATGACGGATTATGAGTTAAATCCTGTTTTATCTCCTTCATGGGTTGAGATGAAGCTACAAGGGAGCCATCATTTTCACtag